The Thermomicrobiales bacterium genome contains the following window.
ACCGGGCAGATATCGACGCAGCCGTTGCAGAGAATGCAGCGGTCGCCGTCGATGAAGATGTTGAGCTGGCACTGGAGGCAGCGCTTCGCCTCATCGAAGCCGACTGGCTTCGGATATCCCAGCTCCACTTCGAGTGTCGTTTCGTCCGCCAGCAGCCCCCGCTCCTGAAGCGGCAGCGTCGGCATGATCTGGCGTTGCAGCGAGGTGTAGTTATCTCCCCAGCGCAGTCGTCGGCTCATCGTGGACGTTGACCACTCGGCGACCCCCTCGGCCATCAGCGGGTTCGGGGTGTGCAGGTCTTCGATCGGCACCCGTGTGATCTCGAAGTCCGGCTCGGGGATCGGCAGGCCGCTCAACTGGGAGTGGACGTGCTCGGCGACGCGCTTGCCATCGCCGATCGCCGAGATGAAGTTCAACGGGTTGGTGACATAGTCTCCGCAGGCGAAGACCTTCGGGTGGGCGGTTCGACCCTCGGCGTTTACCTTCGGCACGCCGCGCCGGTCGACTTCGGGGAAGAAATCCTTCGGGAAGAATGAATTGTCCTGGTACTGGCCGATGGCGATAATGACCTGATCGCACTCGATGACGAACTCGGACCCTTCGACGGGTTCTGGCCGGCGACGGCCAGAGGCATCCGGCGCGCCGAGCTCATTACGGACGAACTCGATGCCGGCGACGTGGCCATCCTCGCCAGCGATGCAGCGAGTCGGCGAGACCATGTACATGATCTCGCACCCTTCGAGCTCGGTCTCCTCGACCTCGAGCGCGTCGACCGGGATCTCATGGGCCGAGCGTCGGTAGGTCATGATCGACCGCTCCGCGCCGAGACGCAACACACTGCGAACGCAGTCCATCGAGGTAAAGCCGCCACCGACGGTAACGACCCGCTTGCCAACGAAGACATCCGGGACGAGCTCGAGATTGATCTCCTCCAGGAAGGTCAGTCCGGGGACAACACCCGGCAGATCCTCGCCGGGGATGCGAACCGGGGTGACATTCTGGTTCCCCGCGGCAATGACGACGGCGTCGTGCGAATCGATGAGGTCCTGGAAGGAGATGTCTTCGCCGATCTTGGTGTTCAGCCGAAGCTCGATGCCGAGATCGAGGATCAGCTCGACCTCCTCCATGATGACGTCGCGCGGCAGGCGCCACTCTGGTACGCCGGCCCACATCATCCCGCTCGGAACAGGCATCGCCTCGTAGATGGTGACGCGATAGCCCTGCCGGGCGACCTGGCGGGCAGCGCTCAGGCCGGCCGCGCCCGCGCCGAT
Protein-coding sequences here:
- a CDS encoding FAD-dependent oxidoreductase yields the protein MFRCRICGYIETDDTQPVECPSCGASSDRFAPLTSDEVSQIINGRTSYGIVSQDQSETPVDDTRRIRLLAFVSSEMFSPFTRRSGARYAVFTGDQRWFADNIPCQKACPSHTDISRYIALIADGRYADSFELNRENNVFPGCLGRMCARPCETACRRQIVDQPIGICYLKRVASDYRGETRRETPPPPNGKTIGVIGAGAAGLSAARQVARQGYRVTIYEAMPVPSGMMWAGVPEWRLPRDVIMEEVELILDLGIELRLNTKIGEDISFQDLIDSHDAVVIAAGNQNVTPVRIPGEDLPGVVPGLTFLEEINLELVPDVFVGKRVVTVGGGFTSMDCVRSVLRLGAERSIMTYRRSAHEIPVDALEVEETELEGCEIMYMVSPTRCIAGEDGHVAGIEFVRNELGAPDASGRRRPEPVEGSEFVIECDQVIIAIGQYQDNSFFPKDFFPEVDRRGVPKVNAEGRTAHPKVFACGDYVTNPLNFISAIGDGKRVAEHVHSQLSGLPIPEPDFEITRVPIEDLHTPNPLMAEGVAEWSTSTMSRRLRWGDNYTSLQRQIMPTLPLQERGLLADETTLEVELGYPKPVGFDEAKRCLQCQLNIFIDGDRCILCNGCVDICPVGVIEMISTDRIYSIDSDVSLAELARAELGPNAVAMIIDELACIRCGACVEWCPTECLTMEHYRPVPLPARESADLAIVADG